From the genome of Vitis riparia cultivar Riparia Gloire de Montpellier isolate 1030 chromosome 2, EGFV_Vit.rip_1.0, whole genome shotgun sequence, one region includes:
- the LOC117904465 gene encoding pentatricopeptide repeat-containing protein At1g63330-like — translation MCSIARFCLVEPVLLQIRVVSNLKCLFRVYRTASSALLLDDDHVFDTSPGVPVDDLVEINIQKCQLRVGRKRNEIRVMNRRSRIHRKHVLSPVVVKVFKSLNWEVARHIKFSKTMKKYGFSRSIDAFRTVVNVLALAGMHMEVYALLRDIVCYYNKVNLDAFELFPILLESPKDAARSVIVFDLLIKVFAANSMLENAVDVFLQAKKTGLELSTRSCNFLLKCLAEANRREFLRSLFEEMKSTGPPPNVFTYTIMMNFYCKGNFGEADIDTRQATEILEEMERNGESPTVVTYSTYIYGLCRVGYVESALDFVQSLISANGLVNVYCYNAIIHGLCKKGELDEALKVLEEMKSCGISPDVYTYSILIHGFCKQGDVEKGLYLIEEMKYSNLEPSLVSYSSLFHGLCKKRLSDISLDIFRDLGAAGYKYDQTAYSILIKGFCMQGDLDSAHKLMEEMVRNNLAPDPSNFESLVHGFCKMGLWVNALEFFNMMLEGGILPSIATCNVIIDVHCREGRVEEALNLMNEMQTQGIFPNLFTYNAVINRLCKERKSERALELFPLMLKRNVLPSVVVYSTLIDGFAKQSNSQKALMLYARMLKIGVTPDMVAYTILINILCHRSRMCEAYNLFKKMTENGMTPDKISYTSVIAGFCRIGDMRKAWALFNEMLQRGHLPTVVTYTSLVDGYCKMNRIDIADMLIDEMKRKGITPDVVTYNVLIAAHRRRGNLDKALEMLNEMKENGVLPDHMTYMMLEWLLKAKKLKTRCSKD, via the coding sequence aTGTGCTCAATTGCAAGATTCTGCTTGGTGGAACCGGTTTTGTTGCAAATTCGAGTTGTTTCTAATCTAAAATGCCTCTTTAGAGTGTACCGTACGGCTTCTTCGGCGTTGTTGTTGGATGACGACCATGTGTTTGATACTAGTCCTGGTGTCCCAGTTGATGATCTTGTTGAAATTAATATTCAGAAATGTCAGCTGCGTGTTGGTAGAAAGCGCAATGAAATTAGGGTTATGAATCGTCGGTCTCGGATCCATAGAAAGCATGTATTATCTCCTGTGGTAGTTAAAGTGTTTAAATCTTTGAATTGGGAAGTGGCCAGGCAtataaagttttcaaaaacaatgaAGAAGTATGGGTTTTCTCGTTCCATTGATGCATTCAGGACAGTTGTTAATGTGTTAGCTTTGGCGGGGATGCACATGGAGGTGTATGCTTTGCTTCGAGATATTGTTTGCTATTATAACAAAGTTAATTTGGATGCTTTTGAGTTGTTCCCCATTTTGTTGGAGTCGCCTAAAGATGCAGCAAGATCAGTTATTGTATTTGATTTACTTATTAAGGTTTTTGCAGCAAATTCAATGCTTGAAAATGCTGTGGACGTATTTTTGCAAGCTAAGAAAACTGGGCTGGAATTGAGTACTCGCTCCTGCAATTTCTTGCTCAAGTGTCTGGCTGAAGCAAATAGAAGGGAATTTCTCAGGAGTTTGTTTGAAGAAATGAAGAGCACCGGGCCACCACCTAATGTTTTCACTTACACCATTATGATGAACTTTTACTGTAAAGGAAATTTTGGGGAGGCAGACATTGATACTCGACAAGCAACTGAGATTCTAGAGGAAATGGAGAGAAATGGGGAAAGCCCAACTGTTGTAACATATAGTACTTATATTTATGGACTTTGTAGGGTCGGTTATGTTGAGTCTGCATTGGATTTTGTTCAGAGCTTGATATCTGCAAATGGGCTTGTCAATGTTTATTGTTATAATGCTATTATTCATGGGCTTTGCAAAAAAGGTGAACTAGATGAAGCTTTGAAGGTGTTGGAAGAAATGAAGAGTTGTGGAATATCACCAGATGTTTATACTTACAGCATCTTGATTCATGGATTTTGCAAACAGGGAGATGTTGAGAAAGGTCTTTATTTAATTGAGGAAATGAAATACAGTAACCTGGAACCTTCACTGGTTAGCTATAGCTCACTCTTTCATGGTCTCTGTAAGAAGAGGCTCTCGGATATTTCACTAGATATATTCCGTGATCTTGGGGCTGCTGGATACAAGTATGACCAAACTGCTTATAGCATCTTAATCAAAGGATTTTGTATGCAGGGGGATTTGGATTCTGCCCACAAACTTATGGAGGAGATGGTCAGAAATAATTTGGCTCCTGATCCTTCTAATTTTGAGAGTCTGGTTCATGGCTTTTGCAAGATGGGGCTCTGGGTTAATGCCTTGGAATTTTTCAATATGATGCTAGAAGGTGGAATTCTGCCTAGTATTGCAACTTGCAATGTTATTATTGATGTGCATTGCAGGGAAGGCCGTGTGGAAGAAGCTTTGAACCTTATGAATGAAATGCAAACACAAGGGATTTTCCCCAACTTGTTTACCTATAATGCTGTCATCAACAGGTTGTGCAAGGAAAGAAAGTCAGAAAGAGCATTAGAACTTTTTCCTTTAATGCTAAAGAGGAATGTTCTTCCTAGCGTTGTTGTTTATAGCACCCTTATAGATGGTTTTGCTAAACAGTCAAACTCACAGAAGGCCTTGATGTTATACGCAAGAATGTTAAAGATTGGAGTTACACCAGACATGGTTGCCTATACAATTCTTATCAACATATTATGCCACAGGAGCAGAATGTGTGAAGCATATAATCTGTTTAAGAAAATGACTGAAAATGGTATGACTCCAGATAAGATTTCTTACACATCAGTTATAGCTGGGTTTTGTAGAATCGGGGACATGAGGAAGGCATGGGCATTGTTCAATGAAATGTTACAGAGAGGTCATTTGCCTACTGTTGTTACTTATACCTCTCTAGTTGATGGATATTGCAAGATGAATCGCATTGATATTGCTGATATGTTAATcgatgaaatgaaaagaaaggggATCACTCCTGATGTGGTGACTTATAATGTTCTCATTGCAGCACACAGGAGACGTGGAAATCTTGACAAAGCACTTGAAATGCTTAATGAAATGAAGGAGAATGGTGTTCTCCCAGATCATATGACCTACATGATGCTGGAGTGGCTACTGAAGGCTAAGAAGCTGAAAACAAGATGTAGCAAAGACTAG